In Arthrobacter sp. StoSoilB5, one genomic interval encodes:
- a CDS encoding ABC transporter ATP-binding protein yields the protein MPAKESSNQVRPAAITAQGWGWRHAGRSAPAIQDLDLRIEPGERVLLLGPSGAGKSTLLHALAGVLGDEEDDSDESGSLLIDGVVPREQRGRAGLMQQDPETQVVLSRVGDDVAFGAENLAVPRGEIWARVHEALDDVGLRTAAGGGLPLDHPTAALSGGQKQRLALAGILAMRPGLILLDEPTANLDPAGVLEVRDAVQRCLDKTGATLVVVEHRVSVWKDLVDRIVVLQPGSAGGGVLLDGPPDQVLSEARTMLMAAGVWVPGYVPATRARRTTAQELDGHESTAQLLLVAQDLAVSREKPGRRGFRTIRPVPVQSGITAQVRSGQALTITGPNGAGKSTFALTLAGLLAPVDGKVSAAVELSEGAGIDPFKWKADQLISRIGTVFQEPEHQFVTGNVLDELMFGPKHLGHGEERVDELLERLRLTHLVDANPYTLSGGEKRRLSVATVLAAHPKVLVLDEPTFGQDANTWAELASFLSELLDAGTAVVSVTHDEEFSAVLGGTELRLHPVTQVLPDPHGEEARQEAGAA from the coding sequence ATGCCTGCGAAAGAAAGCAGCAACCAGGTCCGCCCTGCCGCCATTACCGCCCAAGGGTGGGGATGGCGGCATGCGGGCCGTTCCGCGCCCGCCATCCAGGACCTCGATCTCCGGATCGAGCCCGGCGAGCGTGTGCTGCTGCTGGGTCCTTCAGGCGCAGGCAAGTCGACGTTGCTGCATGCCCTTGCCGGCGTGTTGGGTGACGAGGAAGACGATTCAGACGAGTCCGGCTCGCTGTTGATCGACGGCGTTGTTCCCCGTGAACAACGTGGCCGCGCCGGTCTGATGCAGCAGGATCCGGAAACCCAAGTGGTGCTCTCCCGGGTGGGCGACGACGTCGCGTTCGGCGCCGAGAACCTGGCCGTCCCGCGCGGGGAGATATGGGCGCGCGTCCATGAAGCGCTCGACGACGTCGGGTTGCGCACCGCTGCTGGCGGCGGCCTGCCCCTGGACCATCCCACGGCAGCGCTCTCCGGGGGGCAGAAGCAGCGCCTTGCGTTGGCTGGCATCCTGGCGATGCGGCCCGGGCTGATCCTGCTGGACGAACCTACGGCCAACCTGGATCCTGCTGGAGTCCTTGAGGTTCGGGACGCCGTGCAGCGCTGCCTGGACAAGACCGGCGCCACGTTGGTTGTTGTGGAACACCGTGTGTCCGTTTGGAAGGACCTGGTGGACAGGATCGTAGTCCTCCAGCCCGGCTCGGCGGGAGGCGGCGTACTTCTGGATGGCCCACCGGATCAGGTTCTCTCCGAAGCCCGCACCATGTTGATGGCAGCGGGAGTGTGGGTGCCGGGATACGTTCCAGCCACTCGCGCCCGCAGGACCACAGCTCAGGAATTGGACGGCCATGAATCCACCGCGCAGCTCCTCCTCGTGGCACAGGACCTGGCTGTTTCCCGCGAGAAGCCCGGCCGTCGCGGCTTCAGAACCATCCGGCCCGTTCCCGTGCAGTCGGGCATCACTGCTCAAGTGAGGTCCGGCCAGGCGCTCACCATCACCGGGCCCAACGGTGCCGGCAAGTCCACCTTTGCGCTCACGTTGGCCGGCCTTTTGGCGCCCGTGGACGGCAAGGTGAGTGCCGCCGTCGAACTTTCCGAGGGAGCTGGAATCGATCCCTTCAAGTGGAAGGCGGATCAGCTGATTTCGCGCATTGGCACTGTGTTCCAGGAACCGGAGCACCAGTTCGTCACGGGCAATGTCCTGGATGAGCTGATGTTCGGGCCAAAACATCTGGGACATGGTGAAGAACGCGTGGATGAATTGCTGGAGCGTTTGCGGCTTACGCATTTGGTGGACGCGAACCCCTACACGTTGTCCGGCGGCGAGAAACGCCGGCTGTCCGTGGCCACGGTGCTTGCAGCCCACCCGAAAGTGCTGGTCCTGGACGAGCCAACGTTCGGCCAGGACGCCAATACCTGGGCCGAACTGGCATCGTTCCTGTCGGAACTCCTTGACGCCGGAACTGCCGTTGTCTCTGTGACTCACGATGAGGAATTCAGCGCGGTCCTTGGCGGTACGGAGCTGCGGCTGCATCCGGTGACGCAAGTGCTCCCGGACCCGCACGGCGAGGAAGCCCGCCAGGAAGCCGGTGCAGCATGA
- a CDS encoding ECF transporter S component, whose translation MTTASVKKTSYSWRVVDIVVAALIAIAGGVIFWAWSQGAAIVSIPMNATYPPLTGLIAGGWMIPAVLGMLIIRKPGAALFCEAVAATGELIMGSQYGTTVLISGVLQGLGAELVFAAFRYKKFNLSTALLAGAGSGLFCGLNDSFLPWGWNIAYEAIDKLAYIAFTTLSGAIIAGALSWVATRGLAKTGVLSSFASRKAASEPVFN comes from the coding sequence ATGACCACGGCAAGCGTGAAGAAGACCAGTTATAGCTGGCGTGTTGTAGACATCGTGGTGGCAGCATTGATTGCCATCGCCGGCGGCGTGATCTTCTGGGCCTGGTCCCAGGGCGCCGCAATCGTATCCATCCCCATGAACGCCACGTATCCGCCGCTCACCGGTTTGATCGCCGGTGGTTGGATGATCCCGGCTGTCCTGGGCATGCTCATCATCCGCAAACCGGGCGCAGCCCTGTTCTGCGAAGCCGTCGCCGCCACCGGTGAACTCATCATGGGTTCCCAGTACGGCACCACCGTCCTCATCTCCGGTGTCCTGCAGGGGCTCGGAGCGGAACTCGTCTTCGCCGCGTTCCGGTACAAGAAGTTCAACCTGTCCACGGCACTCCTTGCAGGCGCGGGCTCCGGACTCTTCTGCGGTCTCAACGATTCCTTCCTGCCCTGGGGCTGGAACATCGCCTACGAAGCAATCGACAAGTTGGCCTACATCGCCTTCACTACGCTGTCCGGTGCGATCATCGCCGGCGCACTGTCCTGGGTTGCCACGCGCGGGCTGGCCAAGACCGGCGTCCTAAGCTCCTTCGCGTCGCGCAAGGCTGCTTCGGAGCCAGTCTTCAACTAA
- a CDS encoding NUDIX domain-containing protein, with product MTDLPITDKQVPQPRLAASVILLRDAPGGLEAFVQHRVATMDFAAGMVVFPGGRVDAADQDGWDYPAELLQRHAADWHLSSIAVNPEQAPAKSGMVLTAALREVWEEAGLGLEPSDLRPWANWVTPTDMPKRFDTYFYVAKPAPDAQPQHQTTEAWQSLWMPVDGILTAEAAGNLQLMPPTYYLLKEIAGLGTVDAVWSADHAVVPVLAPRGSMAAFLKERETRR from the coding sequence ATGACCGACCTTCCCATTACGGACAAGCAAGTTCCCCAACCCCGCCTGGCTGCGAGCGTTATCCTGCTCCGCGATGCCCCGGGCGGGCTTGAGGCCTTCGTCCAGCACAGGGTAGCCACCATGGATTTCGCTGCCGGAATGGTGGTCTTTCCGGGAGGTCGCGTTGATGCCGCAGACCAGGATGGCTGGGATTATCCGGCTGAATTGCTCCAACGGCATGCCGCAGACTGGCACCTGAGCTCCATCGCCGTCAATCCCGAACAGGCCCCGGCAAAGTCAGGCATGGTTCTCACCGCTGCTTTGCGCGAGGTTTGGGAGGAGGCCGGACTTGGCCTTGAGCCGTCGGACTTACGCCCTTGGGCCAACTGGGTCACGCCCACGGACATGCCCAAGCGCTTCGATACGTACTTCTATGTGGCCAAGCCTGCTCCGGACGCACAGCCCCAGCATCAGACCACTGAAGCGTGGCAATCACTCTGGATGCCCGTGGACGGGATTCTGACAGCCGAGGCCGCCGGTAACTTGCAACTGATGCCACCCACGTATTACCTGCTCAAGGAAATTGCCGGTCTCGGAACCGTGGATGCTGTCTGGTCAGCCGACCACGCCGTTGTTCCTGTCCTGGCCCCACGAGGTTCCATGGCAGCTTTCCTCAAGGAACGGGAAACCCGCCGCTAG
- a CDS encoding DUF4235 domain-containing protein produces MNLFFKLLGAGVSLGAGFVGTKLVNKGWEKATGNKPPKGNDDMETSLRSALSFALISAFVSTLIQVFASRGTQRAIARFAKTHDIV; encoded by the coding sequence ATGAACCTCTTTTTCAAGCTGCTGGGTGCCGGAGTAAGCCTGGGGGCCGGATTCGTCGGCACCAAATTGGTCAACAAGGGTTGGGAAAAGGCCACCGGCAACAAGCCGCCCAAGGGCAACGATGACATGGAAACGAGCCTCCGCTCAGCCTTGTCCTTCGCTCTGATTTCGGCCTTCGTCAGTACGCTCATCCAGGTTTTCGCGAGCCGTGGCACCCAGCGTGCAATCGCCCGGTTCGCCAAGACGCACGACATCGTCTAG
- the mnhG gene encoding monovalent cation/H(+) antiporter subunit G: MSPEASGVDAVIDAVTAVFLVVGALMSLGAAVGLLRFPDLMSRMHAATKPQVLGLFLLLAAIGLQMRTWWVWPVLLVAWIFQLLTVPVSAHMVGRSGYRTKHGHRELLTKDELEAVVQRAAGDDST; encoded by the coding sequence ATGAGTCCTGAAGCGAGCGGTGTGGATGCCGTCATTGATGCTGTGACGGCTGTGTTCCTGGTGGTGGGTGCCCTGATGTCGCTCGGGGCAGCCGTTGGCCTTCTGCGGTTCCCCGACCTCATGAGCCGCATGCACGCGGCAACCAAGCCCCAGGTGCTGGGCTTGTTCCTGCTGCTGGCCGCGATCGGCCTCCAGATGCGAACCTGGTGGGTGTGGCCTGTCCTGCTTGTGGCCTGGATCTTCCAGCTGCTTACGGTTCCTGTCTCGGCGCACATGGTGGGCCGCTCCGGTTACCGCACCAAGCACGGGCACCGTGAACTGCTCACCAAGGATGAGCTTGAAGCAGTTGTCCAAAGGGCGGCAGGCGACGATTCTACCTAG
- a CDS encoding monovalent cation/H+ antiporter complex subunit F: protein MKELVLVVTAVILSLAAVGAIVRIAIGPSLLDRVLASDVLLAILGAALAIDMAMNRHLNNLVLLVALAVIGFIGSVTFARFVADRRDHSNES from the coding sequence GTGAAGGAACTCGTCCTTGTGGTCACTGCAGTGATCCTGAGCTTGGCCGCGGTGGGAGCGATCGTCCGCATCGCGATCGGCCCGTCCTTGTTGGACCGCGTTTTGGCGTCGGATGTCCTGCTGGCCATCCTTGGGGCCGCACTGGCAATCGACATGGCGATGAACCGGCATCTGAACAACCTGGTGTTGCTGGTGGCTCTCGCGGTGATCGGTTTCATAGGCTCTGTGACATTTGCCCGGTTCGTAGCGGATCGGAGGGATCACAGCAATGAGTCCTGA
- a CDS encoding Na+/H+ antiporter subunit E, with amino-acid sequence MSRKPISFRTELPLLVWLVIVWGALWRDFSPGNLLFGALIAVLVAKFFYLPPVELSGRFNVLRALSFALVFLGKVAAASFLVLYLAVAKGPKVRSAVVAVPLRSHSDLMVTATGHVISLIPGSLVVEVDRSTSTLYLHALNIYEDADIDKIRREVQDIEAALIRIMGTREELDALKAESHPGMEGAAS; translated from the coding sequence GTGAGCCGTAAACCGATCTCCTTCCGCACTGAACTGCCGCTGCTGGTATGGCTGGTCATCGTCTGGGGCGCCCTGTGGCGGGACTTCAGCCCAGGCAACCTGCTGTTCGGCGCACTCATTGCCGTGCTGGTGGCCAAGTTCTTCTACCTTCCGCCGGTGGAGCTCAGCGGCAGGTTCAATGTGCTGCGCGCCCTTTCGTTCGCCCTGGTTTTCCTGGGCAAAGTGGCGGCAGCGAGCTTCCTGGTCCTCTACCTGGCCGTGGCAAAAGGGCCCAAAGTACGCAGCGCCGTCGTCGCTGTTCCGTTGCGCAGCCATTCGGACCTCATGGTGACGGCCACCGGCCACGTTATTTCCCTGATCCCGGGCTCGCTGGTGGTGGAAGTGGACCGCTCGACGTCCACGCTGTACCTGCACGCGCTCAATATTTACGAGGATGCTGATATCGACAAGATCCGCCGGGAAGTACAAGACATCGAGGCGGCGCTGATCCGGATCATGGGAACGCGCGAAGAACTCGATGCGCTCAAAGCCGAATCGCATCCGGGCATGGAAGGGGCAGCGTCGTGA
- a CDS encoding Na+/H+ antiporter subunit D, with protein MNLANLSPLAVLLPILGAALAFVLIRHTAAQRVVSIVILSATLLLECLLLASVWDGGTTSVTLGGWLPPWGVVLVVDQFSSLMLVVSTVVSLAVLIYATGQGMADGDQEAPVSIFHPTYLILVAGVSNAFLTGDLFNLYVGFEILLTASYVLMTLGGTGPRIRAGVTYVVVSVVSSVLFLIAIAMIYGATGTITMADLAIKLAELDPGTQNLLHVMLLVAFGIKAAVFPLSFWLPDSYPTAPAPVTAVFAGLLTKVGVYAMVRTETLLFPGDTLNVPLMVVALLTMVVGILGALAQSDIKRLLSFTLVSHIGYMVFGLAMSSVTGLGAAVFYVAHHITVQTSLFLVTGLIERRGGSSSIDRLGGLAKLSPLLALLFFVPAMNLAGIPPFSGFLGKLGLLQAGVALGTPLAIVLVVGGVVTSLLTLLAIARVWNRAFWRKPEDAEYPDPVLLTPGNVGVLPRTMVGSTAGLVAFGVALTVFAGPLFHLADGSAEIMLDRTAYIHSVLGDSAEVPPVGQPGAAK; from the coding sequence ATGAACCTCGCAAACCTGTCGCCGCTAGCCGTCCTCCTTCCGATCCTCGGTGCAGCCCTCGCGTTCGTGCTGATCCGGCATACTGCTGCCCAACGGGTGGTCAGCATCGTGATCCTCAGCGCGACGCTCCTGCTCGAATGCCTGCTCCTGGCGTCCGTGTGGGACGGCGGAACAACCTCCGTGACGCTGGGTGGTTGGCTGCCGCCGTGGGGCGTGGTGTTGGTGGTGGATCAGTTCTCCTCACTCATGCTGGTGGTTTCCACCGTGGTAAGCCTCGCGGTCCTGATCTACGCCACCGGGCAAGGCATGGCTGACGGTGACCAGGAAGCACCGGTCTCGATCTTCCACCCCACGTACTTGATCCTGGTGGCTGGCGTGTCCAATGCCTTCCTGACAGGTGACCTTTTCAACTTGTACGTGGGCTTCGAAATCCTGCTGACGGCAAGCTATGTGCTGATGACCCTTGGCGGGACGGGGCCCCGTATCCGCGCTGGCGTCACCTACGTGGTGGTGTCCGTGGTGTCCTCAGTCCTGTTCCTCATTGCCATCGCCATGATTTACGGAGCTACGGGGACCATCACCATGGCGGACCTCGCCATCAAGCTGGCCGAACTGGATCCAGGCACGCAAAACCTGCTCCACGTGATGCTACTGGTGGCGTTCGGAATCAAGGCGGCCGTGTTCCCGCTGTCCTTCTGGCTTCCTGACTCCTATCCAACCGCACCTGCCCCCGTCACAGCCGTTTTCGCGGGCTTGCTGACGAAAGTGGGTGTCTATGCCATGGTCCGCACCGAGACACTCCTGTTCCCTGGCGATACCCTCAACGTGCCCCTCATGGTGGTGGCGCTGCTGACCATGGTGGTGGGCATCCTTGGTGCTTTGGCGCAGAGCGACATCAAGCGTCTCTTGTCGTTCACCCTTGTCAGCCACATCGGCTACATGGTGTTCGGCTTGGCAATGTCGTCCGTGACCGGCCTTGGCGCGGCAGTCTTCTACGTGGCACACCACATCACCGTGCAGACCAGCCTGTTCCTGGTGACGGGCCTCATCGAGCGGCGGGGCGGATCGTCATCGATTGACCGCTTGGGTGGCCTGGCCAAGCTCTCGCCACTCCTTGCCTTGCTGTTCTTCGTCCCGGCAATGAACCTCGCTGGCATCCCGCCCTTCTCCGGCTTCCTCGGTAAACTCGGGCTCCTTCAGGCGGGTGTGGCCTTGGGGACGCCGCTGGCCATCGTTTTGGTGGTGGGCGGCGTGGTCACCAGCCTCCTGACGTTGCTGGCAATAGCCCGTGTTTGGAACAGGGCATTTTGGCGCAAGCCGGAGGACGCAGAGTACCCCGACCCCGTGCTTCTGACGCCAGGCAACGTGGGAGTTCTCCCCCGGACAATGGTGGGCTCCACCGCGGGCCTTGTGGCCTTCGGTGTCGCGCTCACGGTCTTTGCCGGCCCACTCTTCCATTTGGCGGACGGCTCGGCGGAAATCATGCTGGACCGCACGGCCTACATCCACTCAGTCCTGGGAGACTCCGCGGAGGTACCACCCGTGGGTCAGCCGGGGGCCGCCAAGTGA
- a CDS encoding Na(+)/H(+) antiporter subunit C, whose amino-acid sequence MSINLTLLIVMGVLYACGIYLILERSLTRVLLGLMLLANATNLLILSTGGYAGLAPLFTKDTAPGEYNDPLPQALILTSIVISFAVTAFMLGIIYRTWALARQDEIQDDIEDRRVARTPSFDAEDDAIVPLETSEFAITPASPEDRARPDATETPNTARSQEGGSA is encoded by the coding sequence ATGAGCATCAACCTGACCCTGTTGATCGTCATGGGTGTCTTGTATGCCTGCGGCATCTACCTGATCCTGGAGCGCAGCCTGACGCGCGTCCTGCTGGGCCTGATGCTGCTCGCCAACGCGACCAACCTGCTGATCCTCAGTACGGGAGGGTACGCCGGACTCGCGCCGCTGTTCACCAAAGACACAGCGCCCGGCGAGTACAACGACCCCCTGCCTCAAGCGCTCATCCTGACATCCATCGTCATTTCGTTTGCCGTGACTGCCTTCATGCTTGGCATCATCTACCGGACATGGGCCTTGGCGCGGCAAGACGAGATCCAGGATGACATCGAAGACCGCCGGGTTGCCAGGACTCCGAGCTTCGACGCGGAAGACGACGCCATTGTCCCGCTGGAAACATCTGAGTTCGCGATAACTCCCGCAAGTCCCGAGGACCGTGCCAGGCCGGATGCGACCGAAACCCCCAACACCGCTCGAAGCCAGGAAGGAGGCAGCGCATGA
- a CDS encoding Na+/H+ antiporter subunit A, with protein sequence MITVLAITFVAATVAPLIFSKLGRNAFYVLAAVPAAAFVWLVLQYGPVYSGGGIEEVFPWIPDLKLEFAFRMDALAWVMSVLILGIGSLVLVYCARYFKNKDPGLGGFGAQLLAFAGAMFGLVTSDDLLVLFIFWELTTVLSYLLIGYARTRLAARRSALQALMVTTAGGLAMLVGLIILGQAAGTYRISAILDKAGTLVNGTTSGMVGAAVVLILVGAVTKSALVPFHFWLPGAMAAPTPVSAYLHAAAMVKAGIYIVARLAPGFADSQFWLPMVLGLGLATMLVGGYRALRQTDIKLILAYGTVSQLGFLTMVVGLGRADAALAGLGLLLAHGLFKAALFLVVGIIDHQSGTRDIRKLSGVFQSSRALGVVAAIAAASMAGVPPLAGFVAKESVFEAFVHYGTGPDATAWGVWILIGLVIGSILTFAYSARFMWGAFAAKSGVERTPFKAIKPAFLAAPALLSFLSIVYGLWPAPVDSWIQPYASLFAEGEGAADAGHLALWHGLTPALGLTAITFVAGAAMFYGRNVVSRVQGLVPDWVDGDRAYQHTIGALDDVAVWVTGRTQRGSLYFYLTVILTVAFAVPLTALTLNNKPLPDGVYFIDPNSPLQVIAGVGIVVGALAAVRANKRFLAVLMVSVTGYGIALMFALQGAPDLALTQMLVETIVLVAFVLAMRSLPAELRDRTGGRLRVIRVIVGAAFGITMIFVAIYAMGARVATPVSLEFPRLAYEGGGGLNVVNVTLVDIRAWDTFGEISVLAVAATGVASLIFVRSRGDRIKTSEAVPAGSVGRRTGVDRDSRDGARLAVARKFTDVTRDAWLVAGRTLAPERRSIIFEVVTRLIFHSMIVFSIYLLLAGHNLPGGGFAGGLTAGLALTIRYLAGGRFELSEAATVSAGTLLGTGLATAAASGFVPLFLGGQVFQSAIIEFWLPVFGDVKFVTSTIFDIGVYIVVVGLVLDVLRSLGAEIDEHFEGKGAKAGEIKVAEPEPAETAASAKGNP encoded by the coding sequence GTGATCACAGTTCTCGCCATCACCTTTGTAGCGGCAACTGTGGCGCCCTTGATCTTCAGCAAACTTGGTCGGAATGCCTTCTATGTCCTGGCAGCAGTTCCCGCGGCCGCCTTCGTGTGGCTGGTTCTCCAATACGGGCCCGTATATTCCGGCGGCGGCATAGAAGAAGTATTCCCCTGGATCCCAGACCTGAAGCTTGAGTTTGCTTTCAGGATGGATGCGCTCGCATGGGTCATGTCAGTGCTCATTCTTGGCATTGGCTCGCTGGTCCTGGTCTATTGCGCCCGGTACTTCAAGAACAAGGATCCCGGGCTCGGCGGTTTCGGGGCCCAACTCCTGGCCTTTGCCGGTGCGATGTTTGGGTTGGTGACGTCCGATGACCTCCTGGTGTTGTTCATCTTCTGGGAGCTCACTACCGTCCTGTCATACCTGCTCATCGGTTACGCCCGGACCCGCCTGGCCGCGCGTCGATCGGCCCTCCAAGCGCTGATGGTCACCACGGCCGGCGGGTTGGCAATGCTCGTGGGCTTGATCATCCTGGGCCAAGCGGCCGGAACCTACCGGATCTCCGCCATTCTGGACAAAGCCGGGACGCTCGTGAACGGAACCACCAGTGGGATGGTGGGGGCCGCCGTCGTTCTCATCCTGGTAGGTGCCGTGACCAAATCGGCGCTGGTGCCCTTCCACTTCTGGCTTCCGGGTGCCATGGCAGCCCCAACCCCGGTGAGCGCCTACCTGCATGCCGCGGCCATGGTGAAGGCCGGTATCTACATCGTCGCGCGCCTGGCGCCGGGATTCGCGGACTCGCAATTCTGGCTGCCGATGGTCCTGGGCCTTGGCCTTGCCACCATGTTGGTTGGCGGGTACAGGGCCCTCCGGCAGACGGATATCAAGCTTATCCTCGCCTACGGGACGGTGAGCCAGCTCGGCTTCCTCACCATGGTGGTGGGGCTGGGCAGGGCTGACGCCGCCCTCGCGGGGCTTGGGCTTCTCCTGGCCCACGGCTTGTTCAAAGCCGCACTGTTCCTGGTGGTCGGGATCATCGACCACCAATCCGGGACCCGCGACATCCGTAAACTCTCTGGCGTCTTCCAGTCCTCGCGAGCCCTCGGGGTAGTGGCCGCGATCGCGGCCGCATCCATGGCAGGGGTGCCGCCGCTCGCGGGTTTCGTGGCCAAGGAGTCCGTGTTTGAAGCCTTCGTGCACTATGGGACGGGCCCCGACGCAACCGCTTGGGGCGTATGGATCCTTATCGGGCTCGTGATCGGTTCCATCCTCACCTTCGCGTACAGCGCGCGTTTCATGTGGGGTGCCTTTGCCGCCAAGTCCGGTGTGGAGCGCACACCGTTCAAAGCCATCAAGCCCGCCTTCCTTGCCGCGCCCGCGCTTCTGAGTTTCCTCAGCATTGTTTACGGGCTGTGGCCCGCGCCGGTGGACAGTTGGATCCAGCCGTACGCCAGCCTGTTCGCTGAAGGAGAGGGAGCGGCCGACGCCGGACACCTGGCTTTGTGGCATGGGCTCACTCCCGCTCTGGGACTGACCGCAATCACGTTTGTGGCTGGTGCCGCCATGTTCTATGGCCGCAACGTTGTTTCACGCGTGCAGGGCCTGGTTCCCGATTGGGTGGACGGCGACCGCGCGTACCAACATACGATTGGCGCATTGGATGACGTCGCGGTGTGGGTCACGGGCCGCACCCAGCGTGGTTCGCTGTACTTCTACCTGACCGTCATCCTCACAGTTGCCTTCGCAGTACCGCTCACGGCCCTGACCCTGAACAACAAACCTCTGCCGGACGGTGTCTATTTCATCGATCCGAACTCTCCGTTGCAGGTGATCGCGGGGGTGGGGATCGTGGTGGGTGCGCTGGCTGCCGTCCGCGCCAACAAGCGCTTCCTGGCGGTGCTCATGGTCTCTGTCACGGGTTATGGCATTGCACTCATGTTTGCCCTGCAGGGTGCGCCTGACCTCGCACTGACCCAGATGCTGGTGGAAACCATCGTGCTGGTGGCCTTTGTTTTGGCAATGCGCAGCCTGCCCGCCGAACTGCGCGACCGTACGGGGGGCCGCCTCCGGGTGATCCGCGTGATTGTTGGCGCCGCGTTCGGTATCACCATGATTTTCGTGGCCATCTACGCCATGGGTGCCCGCGTGGCTACGCCCGTCTCCCTTGAATTTCCGCGGCTGGCCTACGAAGGCGGCGGGGGCCTGAACGTGGTCAACGTGACCCTCGTGGACATCCGCGCGTGGGATACCTTCGGCGAAATTTCGGTCCTGGCAGTGGCCGCCACCGGCGTTGCCAGCCTGATTTTCGTGCGTAGCCGCGGCGATCGCATCAAAACCTCAGAGGCAGTGCCAGCGGGCAGCGTGGGGCGGCGCACCGGCGTCGACCGTGACTCCCGCGACGGTGCCCGGCTGGCAGTGGCGAGGAAGTTTACCGACGTGACCCGGGATGCCTGGCTCGTTGCCGGCAGGACGCTGGCCCCGGAGCGCAGGTCGATCATCTTTGAAGTGGTCACCCGGCTGATCTTCCACTCGATGATCGTCTTTTCCATCTACCTTCTCCTGGCCGGCCACAACCTTCCTGGCGGCGGCTTCGCAGGCGGCCTGACCGCCGGACTTGCCCTTACCATCCGATACCTTGCTGGCGGCCGGTTCGAGTTGAGCGAGGCAGCGACAGTAAGTGCGGGAACACTTTTGGGGACGGGGCTCGCGACGGCGGCGGCGTCCGGTTTCGTGCCGCTCTTCCTCGGTGGACAGGTGTTCCAGAGCGCGATCATCGAGTTCTGGCTGCCCGTGTTCGGCGACGTCAAGTTCGTCACTTCCACGATTTTCGATATCGGCGTCTACATCGTCGTGGTGGGACTGGTTCTTGATGTCCTTCGCAGCCTGGGCGCCGAGATCGACGAGCATTTTGAAGGGAAGGGCGCGAAAGCCGGAGAGATTAAGGTCGCCGAGCCTGAACCCGCTGAAACTGCCGCTTCGGCGAAAGGCAACCCATGA